A stretch of Bacillaceae bacterium S4-13-56 DNA encodes these proteins:
- a CDS encoding TlyA family RNA methyltransferase yields the protein MKKVRLDVLLVEKGLVETREKAKRAIMAGLVFHKSERLDKPGLKVDEDILLEVKGKPIPYVSRGGLKLEKAIGVFNLSLKDEIVLDIGSSTGGFTDCALQNGAKLSYAVDVGYNQLDWKIRNDPRVIVMERTNFRYLEEEALTHETPTFASIDVSFISLRLIFPTLAKLIADGGQVVALVKPQFEAGREQVGKKGIVRDPDIHREVIENVIRMAISNHFSVKGLTYSPITGGDGNIEFLLHLSFHSEKEGNIESNVEIEHVVREAHNELSNKGKGLS from the coding sequence GTGAAAAAAGTTAGACTTGATGTACTTTTAGTTGAAAAAGGATTAGTTGAAACAAGGGAGAAAGCAAAACGAGCTATTATGGCTGGACTTGTCTTCCATAAAAGTGAAAGGTTGGACAAACCAGGACTTAAGGTGGATGAGGATATTCTTCTTGAGGTAAAAGGAAAGCCAATTCCCTATGTTAGTCGAGGGGGGTTAAAGTTAGAAAAAGCCATTGGGGTATTTAACCTTTCTTTAAAAGATGAAATCGTTTTAGATATAGGTTCCTCTACAGGAGGTTTCACAGACTGTGCTTTACAAAATGGGGCAAAGTTAAGTTATGCTGTTGATGTTGGGTATAACCAACTCGACTGGAAAATAAGGAATGATCCTAGGGTCATAGTTATGGAAAGAACTAACTTTAGGTATCTTGAGGAAGAAGCTTTAACTCATGAGACTCCTACTTTTGCAAGCATTGACGTTTCCTTTATTTCTCTACGGCTTATCTTTCCTACCCTTGCCAAGTTGATTGCTGATGGTGGCCAAGTTGTTGCACTTGTTAAACCACAATTTGAAGCTGGTAGAGAGCAAGTGGGTAAAAAAGGAATTGTTAGAGATCCAGACATTCATCGAGAAGTGATTGAAAATGTAATAAGAATGGCTATTTCTAACCACTTTTCTGTAAAAGGATTGACCTATTCTCCTATTACAGGGGGAGATGGGAATATTGAATTCTTACTACATCTTTCCTTTCATTCAGAGAAAGAAGGAAATATCGAATCAAATGTTGAAATAGAACATGTAGTAAGAGAAGCTCATAATGAATTAAGTAACAAGGGAAAGGGGCTTTCATAG
- the spoIVB gene encoding SpoIVB peptidase has product MKKINHNFIRYSFGSLLLLSILLLPFISPVAQYLSIPTEITVLKSDKPIAMEFGESRSVYASSSVIKFDQDSQEIKPNEVGSGSLVYEAAGVPAKKVDVRVVEDIKVIPGGQSIGVKLNTTGVLIVGHHKVSDGQKSFSPGEEAGIKVGDMILKINGQKVESMDEVGPIVQKFKQKDGPLDVEVKRNDEIFTTQLTPIFDEKDQKYQLGLYIRDSAAGIGTMTFYEPKSKKYGALGHVISDMDTKKPIDINKGTIVESNVTSIKKGSNGVPGEKQAEFSIKADRIGSVTRNSPFGIFGVLDEEVTNGISDKALPIALSHQVKEGPAKILTVVDGEKVEEFDVEIVSSIPQKHPATKGMIVKITDEELLQKTGGIVQGMSGSPIIQDGKVIGAITHVFVNDPTSGYGVHIEWMLNEAGINIYKNEQKAS; this is encoded by the coding sequence ATGAAGAAAATCAATCACAATTTTATAAGATATAGTTTTGGATCCCTTCTCCTTCTTTCAATCCTATTACTTCCTTTTATATCCCCCGTTGCTCAGTATTTAAGCATTCCCACTGAAATTACCGTGTTAAAGTCGGATAAGCCGATTGCGATGGAGTTTGGGGAAAGCCGAAGTGTTTACGCATCCTCCTCAGTAATTAAATTTGATCAAGACAGCCAAGAAATTAAACCTAATGAAGTTGGGTCAGGCTCTCTTGTATATGAGGCAGCAGGGGTACCTGCTAAAAAAGTGGATGTACGGGTTGTTGAGGATATAAAAGTTATTCCTGGGGGGCAGTCTATTGGTGTTAAGTTAAACACAACAGGAGTTCTTATTGTTGGACACCATAAAGTTAGTGACGGACAAAAAAGTTTTTCCCCTGGAGAAGAAGCGGGAATTAAAGTCGGAGATATGATATTAAAAATTAATGGGCAAAAAGTGGAATCCATGGATGAAGTGGGTCCTATTGTCCAAAAGTTCAAACAAAAGGATGGTCCATTAGATGTGGAAGTCAAAAGAAATGATGAGATTTTTACTACTCAATTGACTCCTATATTTGATGAAAAGGATCAAAAGTATCAGTTAGGTTTATATATCCGTGATTCCGCAGCAGGAATTGGTACTATGACTTTTTATGAACCAAAATCCAAAAAATATGGTGCTTTGGGTCATGTCATCTCAGACATGGATACTAAGAAGCCCATAGATATTAATAAGGGAACTATTGTTGAATCAAATGTCACCTCCATAAAAAAGGGAAGCAATGGTGTTCCAGGTGAAAAACAGGCAGAGTTTTCGATTAAAGCAGATCGAATTGGTTCTGTAACAAGAAACAGCCCATTTGGGATTTTCGGTGTATTAGATGAAGAGGTAACTAACGGAATAAGTGATAAAGCACTACCTATTGCTTTATCTCACCAAGTAAAAGAAGGTCCAGCAAAAATTCTTACGGTTGTGGATGGCGAAAAAGTGGAAGAATTCGATGTGGAAATCGTTAGTTCAATACCACAAAAACACCCTGCTACAAAAGGGATGATCGTTAAGATAACGGACGAAGAGCTCCTACAAAAAACTGGAGGAATTGTGCAAGGGATGAGTGGAAGTCCTATTATACAGGATGGAAAAGTAATTGGGGCAATAACTCATGTATTTGTTAATGATCCAACAAGTGGCTACGGCGTCCATATTGAATGGATGTTAAATGAAGCAGGAATTAATATTTACAAAAATGAACAAAAGGCAAGTTAA
- the argR gene encoding transcriptional regulator ArgR yields MNKGQRHIKIREIIADHDIETQDDLVDYLKDLGYNVTQATVSRDIKELHLVKVPLQDGRYKYSLPADQRFNPLEKLKRILIDAFVRIDRAGYLIVMKTLPGNANAVGALIDNLDWDEILGTICGDDTILIICRTEDSTEELQDRFLNML; encoded by the coding sequence GTGAATAAGGGACAACGCCATATTAAAATTAGAGAAATCATAGCAGATCACGATATTGAAACACAGGATGATCTTGTTGATTATTTAAAAGATTTAGGCTATAACGTGACACAAGCTACAGTCTCACGTGATATTAAAGAACTGCACCTAGTCAAGGTGCCATTACAGGATGGGCGTTACAAATATAGTTTGCCTGCTGACCAACGCTTTAATCCGCTTGAAAAATTAAAAAGGATTTTAATTGATGCTTTTGTGAGAATCGATAGAGCGGGGTATCTTATTGTAATGAAAACGTTGCCGGGTAATGCTAATGCTGTAGGAGCGCTTATTGATAATTTGGATTGGGATGAAATTTTAGGAACAATTTGTGGAGATGATACGATTTTAATTATCTGTCGGACGGAAGATAGCACCGAGGAATTGCAAGATCGTTTCTTGAATATGCTTTAA
- the dxs gene encoding 1-deoxy-D-xylulose-5-phosphate synthase has product MDLYKINDPSFLKECSNEELEKLAETIRNFLIEKLSKTGGHLGANLGVVELTIALHKIFESPKDKLIWDVGHQSYIHKILTGRASEFETLRQYKGLSGFPKRNESEHDVWETGHSSTSLSAAMGMVLARDLKKESHQVIPIIGDGALTGGMALEALNHIGHEKKNMIVILNDNEMSIAPNVGALHNMLGRMRSAGKYNWMKDEMELLLKKIPAVGGRLAQTAERLKDSMKYFVVPGMFFEEMGFTYYGPVDGHDFRDLEEHLEYAKKTEGPVLVHVLTKKGKGYDPAETDTKDRWHGVGPYKIESGEKIKSVDSAPAWSSVVSETLRKIARKDDRLAVITPAMVLGSKLDKFGEEFPHRLFDVGIAEQHAATLSAGLATQNMKPFLAIYSTFLQRGYDQMVHDICRQNLNVAIGIDRAGLVGADGETHQGVFDISFLRHIPNMVLMMPKDENECQHMVYTSIQYNNGPIAVRFPRGNGLGVMMDEELSVIPIGKWSVLEPGSDAVILTFGTTIPMALQAREALLVKGIKVSVVNARFIKPLDEEMLHDLFSKDVPILTIEEAALQGGFGSAVLEFAEENNYYGKIIKRMGIPDRFIEHGSVNKLLEGIDLTSAAVVKNIQQMTPSKKQRAY; this is encoded by the coding sequence ATGGATCTTTATAAAATTAATGACCCCTCTTTCCTAAAAGAATGTTCTAATGAAGAACTAGAGAAGTTAGCGGAAACAATTCGCAATTTCCTCATTGAGAAACTTTCAAAAACCGGGGGGCACTTAGGAGCCAATTTAGGAGTTGTGGAATTAACAATAGCTCTCCACAAGATATTTGAGAGTCCAAAGGACAAGCTTATTTGGGATGTTGGACATCAATCTTATATTCATAAAATTTTAACCGGACGTGCTAGTGAATTTGAGACATTAAGGCAGTACAAGGGCCTAAGTGGTTTTCCAAAAAGGAATGAAAGTGAGCATGATGTTTGGGAAACAGGACATAGTTCTACTTCCTTATCGGCAGCAATGGGTATGGTTCTTGCCCGAGATTTGAAAAAGGAGTCTCATCAAGTTATTCCTATTATAGGTGATGGTGCACTAACAGGTGGGATGGCCCTTGAAGCATTAAATCATATTGGACATGAAAAAAAGAATATGATTGTTATATTAAATGATAATGAAATGTCTATTGCTCCTAATGTCGGAGCTCTCCATAACATGTTGGGTCGTATGCGAAGTGCTGGGAAATATAATTGGATGAAAGATGAAATGGAATTGCTATTGAAAAAGATTCCTGCTGTGGGTGGACGGTTAGCCCAAACAGCTGAACGACTTAAAGATAGTATGAAATACTTTGTAGTACCTGGGATGTTTTTCGAAGAAATGGGTTTTACTTATTATGGACCAGTAGACGGTCATGATTTTCGTGATCTTGAGGAACATCTAGAATACGCAAAGAAAACAGAGGGTCCAGTTCTTGTCCATGTGTTAACGAAAAAAGGAAAAGGATATGATCCTGCAGAGACAGATACGAAAGATCGTTGGCATGGAGTTGGGCCATATAAGATTGAATCAGGTGAAAAAATTAAATCTGTCGACAGTGCTCCTGCATGGAGTTCTGTGGTCAGTGAAACATTAAGAAAGATTGCCAGAAAGGACGATAGATTGGCCGTTATTACACCTGCCATGGTCCTAGGTTCTAAATTAGATAAATTTGGAGAGGAGTTTCCACATCGGCTTTTCGACGTGGGAATAGCAGAACAGCATGCAGCAACCCTTTCTGCTGGTTTAGCAACTCAGAATATGAAACCTTTTCTGGCTATCTATTCCACCTTTTTACAACGCGGATATGATCAAATGGTTCATGATATTTGTCGTCAAAACCTAAATGTGGCTATCGGTATTGACCGGGCCGGACTTGTTGGAGCAGACGGTGAGACTCATCAAGGAGTTTTTGATATATCCTTCTTAAGACATATACCAAATATGGTTCTTATGATGCCGAAAGATGAGAATGAGTGTCAGCACATGGTTTATACTTCTATTCAATATAATAATGGTCCAATTGCGGTTCGTTTTCCACGTGGGAATGGGTTAGGTGTAATGATGGATGAGGAATTATCAGTTATACCTATAGGTAAATGGAGTGTGTTAGAACCAGGTTCAGATGCTGTCATTTTAACATTTGGTACGACGATTCCTATGGCATTACAAGCAAGAGAGGCTCTTTTAGTCAAAGGAATAAAAGTTAGTGTAGTTAATGCAAGGTTCATCAAACCTTTAGATGAAGAAATGCTTCACGATTTATTTTCCAAAGATGTGCCAATATTAACTATTGAAGAAGCTGCTCTGCAAGGTGGGTTTGGTAGTGCGGTATTAGAATTTGCAGAAGAAAATAATTATTATGGTAAAATAATTAAACGTATGGGAATACCTGATCGTTTTATTGAGCATGGTAGTGTAAACAAACTGTTAGAGGGAATTGATTTAACTTCAGCAGCTGTAGTAAAAAACATACAACAGATGACTCCTTCCAAAAAACAAAGGGCGTATTAA
- the xseB gene encoding exodeoxyribonuclease VII small subunit: MNFEEAMEALQKIVERLEEGDVPLEKAIEYYQEGMKLSKFCSDKLLHVEKQMEQIVNQKGEFEPFTIQEEK, encoded by the coding sequence ATGAATTTTGAAGAAGCAATGGAGGCTCTTCAAAAGATAGTAGAGAGACTAGAAGAAGGAGACGTCCCTTTAGAAAAAGCCATTGAATACTATCAAGAAGGAATGAAGTTATCCAAATTTTGTAGTGATAAACTTCTTCATGTAGAAAAGCAAATGGAACAAATTGTTAATCAAAAAGGTGAGTTTGAACCGTTTACCATTCAGGAGGAAAAGTAG
- the xseA gene encoding exodeoxyribonuclease VII large subunit: MNERYLTVGALTKYMKRKLETDSHLQNVWLKGEISNFKRHSRGHLYMTIKDDEARIQAVMFQANTRSLRFEPENGMQVLLRGDIGLYEPHGLYQLYIQRMEPDGMGSLFVAFEQLKKNLQQEGLFDPSFKKKIPIIPQHIGIITSPTGAAIRDILTTIKRRFPLVKITVLPVSVQGELAPRSITRALGWANQKNIFDLLILGRGGGSIEELWAFNDESVARAVFESKIPVISAVGHETDTTITDFVADLRAPTPTAAAELAVPSRKELLEKLHSITQQLNKFLNYTVDGHRKKLDSLNQSYAFRYPQQLIVQKEQELDRLQDVLDKNIRRLYDTKKEEVFQLTHRLHQNHPRKQIQWMESQLTQLNKDLQRTMERRLEQKQELFHRKINQLSLLNPLSIMQRGYSITKKNEEIIKSIRQVQPGDPIKVQLSDGLLDCQVWGMVDKGEEES, from the coding sequence GTGAACGAAAGATATTTAACAGTTGGGGCCTTAACAAAGTATATGAAGAGAAAGCTCGAAACTGACTCCCATCTTCAAAATGTATGGCTGAAGGGAGAAATCTCAAATTTCAAACGACATAGTCGCGGTCACCTTTACATGACCATCAAAGATGACGAGGCTAGGATCCAAGCTGTTATGTTTCAGGCTAATACTAGGTCATTACGGTTTGAACCAGAAAATGGAATGCAAGTATTACTTAGAGGAGACATCGGATTATATGAGCCGCATGGGCTCTATCAATTGTATATTCAAAGAATGGAACCTGATGGTATGGGTTCCCTCTTTGTGGCTTTTGAGCAATTGAAAAAGAATCTTCAACAAGAGGGGCTTTTTGATCCGAGTTTCAAGAAAAAAATCCCTATAATTCCTCAACATATAGGGATTATTACATCTCCGACTGGAGCCGCCATCCGAGATATATTGACAACAATAAAAAGAAGATTTCCTCTAGTGAAAATTACGGTTTTACCTGTGTCAGTACAAGGCGAGCTTGCTCCTCGAAGCATTACACGAGCATTGGGCTGGGCGAATCAGAAAAATATATTCGATTTATTAATCCTTGGCAGGGGCGGAGGGTCTATCGAAGAACTTTGGGCGTTTAATGATGAATCGGTTGCTCGCGCTGTTTTTGAATCAAAAATTCCAGTCATCTCCGCAGTAGGACATGAAACAGATACAACTATTACTGATTTTGTAGCTGATTTGAGAGCACCAACACCAACAGCAGCAGCAGAATTAGCTGTACCATCCCGCAAGGAATTGCTAGAAAAACTTCATTCAATTACTCAGCAATTAAATAAGTTTTTAAATTATACGGTCGATGGGCACAGGAAAAAACTGGATTCTTTAAATCAATCCTACGCCTTCCGTTATCCTCAACAACTAATAGTTCAAAAGGAACAGGAATTAGACAGACTTCAAGATGTACTCGATAAAAATATACGCCGACTTTATGATACAAAAAAGGAAGAAGTCTTTCAGTTGACTCACAGACTTCACCAAAATCATCCTAGAAAGCAAATACAATGGATGGAATCACAACTCACTCAATTAAATAAAGATTTGCAAAGAACAATGGAAAGAAGGCTAGAGCAAAAGCAAGAATTATTTCATCGGAAGATCAATCAACTGTCTTTATTAAACCCGCTATCTATAATGCAAAGAGGATATAGTATTACGAAGAAGAATGAGGAAATTATAAAATCTATCCGACAGGTTCAACCGGGAGATCCTATTAAAGTTCAGCTATCAGATGGATTATTAGATTGTCAGGTGTGGGGAATGGTTGATAAAGGAGAGGAAGAATCTTGA
- a CDS encoding polyprenyl synthetase family protein — protein MDVSIEQYVQKKQVLINQELHQILKNKEIPERLKTSMEYSLQAGGKRLRPILLLGAIDDFGGELEKGIPIALAIEMLHTYSLIHDDLPAMDDDDLRRGVPTNHRQFGEATAILTGDALLTYSFELISTNQQLSDHEKIYLIREFSKAAGPEGMVAGQMLDIMAEGIEISLDDLENIHQLKTGQLLCFSIIAGAYLSGVRGTVLQNVKNFATCLGLIFQVQDDILDVIGDQKLTGKAIGSDEERDKSTYPKLLGIDGAIRQKSLYVTKAVNILDELSIKGKKLEQLLYYVSEREA, from the coding sequence GTGGATGTAAGTATTGAACAATATGTGCAGAAAAAGCAAGTTCTTATTAACCAGGAACTGCATCAAATATTGAAGAACAAAGAAATCCCTGAGCGTTTAAAGACTTCTATGGAATATTCTCTACAGGCAGGCGGGAAAAGACTTCGACCGATTCTATTACTTGGTGCTATAGATGATTTTGGGGGAGAGCTAGAAAAAGGAATTCCAATTGCTCTTGCTATTGAGATGCTTCATACTTATTCACTAATACATGATGATCTGCCAGCTATGGATGACGATGATTTGCGAAGAGGCGTGCCTACAAATCACCGACAATTTGGTGAAGCCACTGCAATTTTAACTGGGGATGCATTACTCACTTATAGCTTTGAACTTATTTCAACCAACCAGCAATTATCTGACCATGAAAAAATATATTTAATTAGAGAATTTTCAAAAGCAGCTGGACCAGAGGGTATGGTTGCTGGCCAAATGCTGGATATTATGGCTGAAGGAATTGAAATTTCTTTAGATGATTTGGAAAACATTCATCAGTTAAAAACAGGGCAATTGCTTTGTTTCTCCATTATTGCAGGGGCCTATTTATCTGGAGTAAGGGGAACAGTCCTACAAAATGTTAAAAACTTCGCCACCTGTTTAGGTCTTATCTTTCAAGTCCAGGATGATATATTAGATGTCATAGGTGATCAGAAGTTAACTGGAAAGGCTATAGGAAGTGACGAGGAAAGAGATAAAAGCACGTATCCTAAATTACTAGGAATTGATGGGGCAATAAGGCAAAAATCATTATATGTTACAAAAGCAGTGAATATTTTGGATGAACTATCAATAAAAGGAAAAAAGTTAGAACAGTTGCTATACTACGTATCTGAAAGAGAAGCCTAA
- the recN gene encoding DNA repair protein RecN produces the protein MLVELSIKDFAIIDEISIPFQEGLTVLTGETGAGKSIIIDAIQLLVGGRGSVEYVRHQTDKAEIEGLFSIEDPSHPVFQKAKDLGIDLEDDGMLVLHRTMTSSGKSICRINRKLVTLGILREIGQSLIDVHSQHESQQLMDVERHLEFLDLFDSKKMVPLLTDFQKNYSQFEQVKKRLKELSQNEQEMAQRIDLLSFQLKELQEAHLEPGEDEALEEKRNDLLNFEKYYEALQQSYEALHGENRALDWLSHAMTSLEPLKNKSTNLQKKIEDFTSAYYFIEEFSFEIRNDLDSLEYDPDQLDDIEDRLNELHRLKRKYGYTVEEIIDYAATIENELDELTHRETHVANLEKQIEMIQKDLLLEAKQIHDVRLKMAEKIVKEIHDELKDLYLEKTKFDIEFQTAEKFLTKKGIDRIRFLISTNPGEPLKDLNKVASGGELSRIMLALKQIFSRHQKITSVIFDEVDTGVSGRVAQAIAEKIYSISTHSQVLCISHLPQVASMADTHYRIEKDLEKGRTKTKVVTLTKNERIEEISRMMTGAEMTELTKEHAKELLSLAHSVKTKNHYVK, from the coding sequence TTGTTAGTTGAATTATCAATTAAAGACTTTGCTATTATCGATGAAATATCGATCCCCTTCCAAGAGGGATTAACAGTTTTAACTGGAGAAACTGGAGCCGGGAAATCCATTATTATTGATGCCATTCAGCTTTTAGTCGGAGGCAGAGGATCTGTCGAATATGTAAGGCATCAAACCGATAAGGCAGAAATTGAGGGATTATTTTCTATTGAAGATCCTTCTCATCCGGTTTTTCAAAAGGCTAAAGATCTTGGAATTGATTTAGAAGATGATGGGATGCTTGTTTTACATAGAACTATGACTTCTAGCGGAAAAAGTATATGTCGAATAAACAGGAAGTTAGTTACGCTTGGAATTCTTCGTGAAATTGGACAATCTTTAATCGACGTACATAGTCAGCATGAAAGTCAGCAATTAATGGATGTTGAACGTCATCTTGAATTCCTTGATCTCTTTGATTCAAAGAAAATGGTGCCTTTACTGACGGATTTCCAAAAGAATTACTCGCAATTTGAACAAGTTAAAAAAAGGTTAAAAGAACTTTCCCAAAATGAACAAGAAATGGCACAGAGGATTGACCTCTTATCTTTTCAATTAAAAGAGCTACAAGAGGCGCATTTAGAGCCGGGGGAGGACGAAGCCTTAGAAGAAAAAAGAAATGACCTTTTAAACTTCGAGAAATATTATGAGGCGCTTCAACAGTCCTATGAGGCCCTTCACGGAGAAAATCGGGCACTAGATTGGTTATCCCATGCAATGACTTCGTTAGAACCTTTAAAAAATAAAAGTACTAATTTGCAAAAGAAAATCGAGGACTTTACATCTGCTTACTACTTTATTGAGGAATTCTCTTTTGAAATAAGAAATGATTTGGATTCTTTAGAATATGACCCAGATCAGTTGGATGATATTGAAGATAGGTTGAATGAATTGCATCGATTGAAAAGAAAATATGGTTATACTGTTGAAGAAATAATTGATTATGCAGCCACAATTGAAAATGAATTGGACGAACTCACTCACCGCGAAACACATGTAGCAAATTTAGAAAAACAAATAGAAATGATACAAAAGGATTTATTATTGGAGGCCAAACAAATCCATGATGTGCGGCTGAAAATGGCAGAAAAAATCGTTAAAGAAATTCATGATGAACTTAAAGATTTATATTTAGAAAAAACTAAATTTGATATTGAATTTCAAACGGCTGAAAAATTTTTAACTAAAAAGGGAATAGATAGGATTCGTTTCTTAATCTCCACAAATCCAGGTGAACCATTAAAAGACCTTAATAAAGTTGCATCTGGTGGAGAATTATCTAGAATTATGCTTGCTCTAAAGCAAATATTTTCAAGACATCAAAAAATAACCAGTGTTATTTTTGATGAGGTTGATACAGGTGTAAGTGGCCGAGTAGCCCAAGCTATAGCAGAGAAAATTTATTCCATCTCTACACATTCACAGGTTCTTTGTATAAGCCACCTGCCTCAAGTTGCATCTATGGCTGATACCCATTACAGAATAGAAAAGGACTTAGAGAAAGGCAGGACGAAAACAAAAGTAGTGACTTTAACTAAAAATGAGCGTATCGAAGAGATCAGTAGAATGATGACTGGTGCTGAAATGACTGAGCTAACAAAGGAACATGCAAAAGAATTATTATCTTTGGCACACTCGGTCAAAACTAAAAACCACTACGTTAAGTAG
- the spo0A gene encoding sporulation transcription factor Spo0A, with product MDKIKVCLADDNHELVHMLEEFFEEQQEVEVIGTAYNGQECLDMLEEMDPDVLILDIIMPHIDGLGVLSMMRDMDKETLPKVIMLTAFGQEEVTKKAVELGASYFILKPFDLQHLLDQIVQVSGGKSGITKQRTQIRKNTPEKKPNLDTSITNIIHEIGIPAHIKGYMYLREAISMVYNDIELLGSITKVLYPDIAKKYNTTASRVERAIRHAIEVAWSRGNYESISTLFGYTVSMTKAKPTNSEFIAMVADRLRLEHRAS from the coding sequence ATGGACAAAATTAAAGTGTGTCTAGCGGATGATAACCATGAATTGGTACATATGCTAGAAGAATTTTTTGAGGAACAACAGGAAGTGGAAGTCATTGGGACAGCTTATAATGGGCAGGAATGCCTTGATATGTTAGAGGAGATGGATCCTGATGTTCTTATTCTAGATATCATAATGCCGCATATTGATGGCTTAGGGGTCCTTTCTATGATGAGGGACATGGACAAAGAAACATTGCCAAAAGTCATTATGCTAACTGCATTTGGTCAAGAAGAAGTTACGAAAAAGGCAGTTGAACTTGGCGCATCGTATTTTATTTTAAAGCCTTTTGATTTGCAGCACTTATTAGATCAAATTGTACAAGTTAGTGGTGGAAAATCTGGAATAACCAAACAAAGAACACAGATTAGAAAGAATACACCAGAGAAGAAACCAAATTTAGATACATCCATTACAAATATTATTCATGAAATTGGAATTCCAGCCCATATTAAAGGTTATATGTATTTAAGAGAAGCTATATCCATGGTTTATAACGACATTGAGTTGTTAGGATCTATCACAAAAGTCCTTTATCCAGATATAGCAAAGAAGTACAATACAACTGCATCACGCGTGGAAAGGGCTATTCGTCATGCTATTGAAGTAGCATGGAGCCGTGGGAATTATGAATCCATATCTACTTTGTTTGGTTATACCGTTAGTATGACAAAAGCAAAACCCACCAATAGTGAATTTATAGCTATGGTAGCTGATCGGTTACGTTTGGAACATAGAGCAAGCTGA